The following coding sequences are from one Microbacterium sp. SORGH_AS_0969 window:
- the nucS gene encoding endonuclease NucS, with protein sequence MRLVIARCSVDYTGRLNAHLPLATRLLVHKGDGSLLVHSDGGSYKPLNWMSPPCSLVVEQPDDVDVEDGVVERWRVTHAKSGDALLVRIHEVIHDTAHDLGVDPGLIKDGVEADLQRLLAEQVSVVGEGLTLVRREYPTAIGPVDLLLRDDNGGTVAIEVKRRGDIDGVEQLTRYLELLNRDPLLAPVTGVYAAQEIKPQARVLATDRGIRCLTLDYDEMKGIDSGAPRLF encoded by the coding sequence GTGCGTCTCGTCATCGCCCGTTGCTCCGTCGATTACACCGGCCGTCTCAACGCGCATCTCCCCCTCGCCACCCGCCTGCTCGTGCACAAGGGTGACGGGTCGCTGCTCGTGCACTCCGACGGCGGCTCCTACAAGCCGCTCAACTGGATGAGCCCGCCGTGCAGCCTCGTCGTCGAGCAGCCCGACGACGTCGACGTCGAAGACGGCGTCGTCGAGCGCTGGCGTGTGACCCACGCGAAGAGCGGCGACGCTCTGCTCGTGCGGATCCACGAGGTCATCCACGACACCGCCCACGACCTCGGGGTCGACCCCGGTCTCATCAAGGACGGCGTGGAGGCCGACCTGCAGCGCCTGCTCGCCGAGCAGGTCTCGGTCGTCGGCGAGGGGCTCACCCTGGTGCGACGCGAGTACCCCACCGCGATCGGCCCGGTCGATCTCCTGCTGCGAGACGACAACGGCGGCACGGTCGCGATCGAGGTCAAGCGCCGCGGCGACATCGATGGCGTCGAGCAGCTCACCCGTTACCTCGAGCTCCTGAACCGCGACCCCCTCCTCGCTCCGGTGACCGGCGTCTACGCCGCTCAGGAGATCAAGCCCCAGGCCCGCGTGCTCGCGACAGACCGTGGCATCCGGTGCCTCACCCTCGACTACGACGAGATGAAGGGCATCGACTCGGGCGCTCCGCGCCTGTTCTGA
- a CDS encoding HAD hydrolase-like protein yields the protein MPVRSPFSCVLWDVDGTLVDASEGILRRLTITLEHFGRTPPTRDELSRWIGPPMFESFQVNVGMTPEQSTEAVAFYRGLNKSEGYTVSARLYPGVADLVHDLHAAGVPQSTASSKPEVQVVALMDHFGLAPDLEAIVGASLDERSLSAKSDIVREALRRLEANGVDTSRPVLIGDRHHDVEGGADAGVPVIFVRWGFSWPYEADGAQAAVDDIDQLRALLLVHDDELDAESDSGTVTRV from the coding sequence ATGCCTGTGCGTTCCCCTTTCTCGTGTGTCCTGTGGGACGTCGACGGCACGCTCGTCGACGCGTCCGAGGGGATCCTCCGCCGACTGACCATCACGCTCGAGCACTTCGGACGCACGCCCCCGACCCGCGACGAGCTGTCGCGCTGGATCGGTCCGCCGATGTTCGAGTCGTTCCAGGTGAACGTCGGAATGACGCCGGAGCAGTCGACCGAGGCCGTCGCCTTCTACCGCGGCCTCAACAAGAGCGAGGGATACACCGTCAGCGCGCGCCTCTACCCCGGCGTCGCCGACCTCGTGCACGATCTCCACGCCGCGGGCGTCCCGCAGTCGACCGCGAGCTCGAAGCCCGAGGTCCAGGTCGTCGCGCTGATGGACCACTTCGGCCTCGCCCCCGACCTCGAGGCGATCGTCGGCGCCTCGCTCGACGAGCGCAGTCTGAGCGCGAAGTCCGACATCGTGCGCGAAGCACTCCGCCGTCTCGAGGCGAACGGCGTCGACACCTCGCGTCCGGTCCTGATCGGCGACCGGCATCACGACGTCGAGGGCGGGGCGGATGCCGGCGTGCCGGTGATCTTCGTCCGCTGGGGCTTCAGCTGGCCCTATGAGGCCGACGGCGCCCAGGCCGCGGTCGACGACATCGACCAGCTGCGTGCGCTGCTCCTCGTCCACGACGACGAGCTCGATGCCGAGAGCGACAGCGGGACCGTCACCCGTGTCTGA